A stretch of the Streptomyces ortus genome encodes the following:
- the ispG gene encoding flavodoxin-dependent (E)-4-hydroxy-3-methylbut-2-enyl-diphosphate synthase, translating to MTAVDLPQPAMPSTPTTPVRRRCRQIHVADVPVGGGAPVSVQSMTTTPTAHVDATLQQIAELTAAGCEIVRVAVPSQDDADALPAIAAKSKIPVIADIHFQPRYVFAALDAGCAAVRVNPGNIKAFDDKVKEIAKAAAAARVPIRIGVNAGSLDRRLLAKYGKATPEALAESALWECSLFEEHGFTDLKISVKHHDPMTMVAAYRHLAAACDYPLHLGVTEAGPPPQGTIKSATAFAILLAEGIGDTIRVSLTAPPVEEVKTGLQILQSLGLRARQLEIVSCPSCGRAQVDVYALTERVTAALDGFPYPLRVAVMGCVVNGPGEAREADLGVASGNGKGQIFVKGEVVKTVPESKIVDALVEEAMRLGEQLAPADAEGETQA from the coding sequence ATGACCGCCGTCGACCTCCCCCAGCCCGCCATGCCCTCCACCCCCACAACGCCGGTGCGCCGCCGCTGTCGGCAAATCCACGTCGCCGATGTCCCAGTAGGCGGCGGCGCACCGGTCTCCGTGCAGTCCATGACCACCACCCCCACCGCGCACGTCGACGCGACGCTGCAGCAGATCGCCGAACTGACCGCGGCCGGCTGCGAGATCGTCCGTGTCGCGGTGCCCTCCCAGGACGACGCCGACGCGCTGCCTGCGATCGCCGCGAAGTCGAAGATCCCCGTCATCGCCGACATCCACTTCCAGCCCCGCTACGTCTTCGCCGCCCTGGACGCCGGCTGCGCCGCGGTGCGCGTCAACCCCGGCAACATCAAGGCCTTCGACGACAAAGTCAAAGAGATCGCCAAAGCCGCCGCAGCGGCCAGGGTGCCGATCCGCATCGGCGTCAACGCCGGAAGCCTGGACCGGCGGCTGCTGGCCAAGTACGGCAAAGCCACCCCCGAGGCGCTGGCCGAGTCCGCCCTGTGGGAGTGCTCCCTGTTCGAGGAGCACGGCTTCACCGACCTGAAAATCTCCGTCAAACACCACGACCCCATGACCATGGTCGCCGCCTACCGCCACCTCGCCGCCGCCTGCGACTACCCCCTGCATCTGGGCGTCACCGAAGCCGGCCCTCCACCCCAGGGCACCATCAAATCCGCCACCGCCTTCGCCATCCTCCTGGCCGAAGGTATCGGCGACACCATCCGCGTCTCCCTGACCGCACCGCCCGTCGAAGAGGTCAAGACCGGCCTGCAGATCCTGCAGTCGCTGGGGCTGCGCGCCCGCCAGCTGGAGATCGTCTCCTGCCCCTCCTGCGGCCGCGCCCAGGTCGACGTCTATGCCCTCACCGAACGTGTCACCGCCGCCCTGGACGGCTTCCCCTACCCGCTGCGCGTCGCGGTCATGGGCTGCGTCGTCAACGGGCCCGGCGAAGCCCGCGAAGCCGACCTCGGAGTCGCCTCCGGCAACGGCAAAGGACAGATCTTCGTCAAGGGCGAGGTCGTCAAGACCGTCCCCGAGTCGAAAATCGTCGACGCCCTGGTCGAGGAAGCGATGCGCCTGGGCGAACAACTCGCCCCCGCCGACGCGGAAGGGGAGACACAAGCATGA
- a CDS encoding polyprenyl synthetase family protein: protein MSVQAPATLFDQDAVRRAVDTVLTDFLATQTHSALDRSLPQQAAEALSGFLGAGGKRIRPVLCVAGWQAAGGTGTLDPAIRAAASLEMFHSFALIHDDIIDASDTRRGQPTVHGQTSTHAAILIGDLVLVFADQLLHGAGLTPAQLDAVLPIANALRADTIYGQYLDISHAGQPSADPGPALTIAQYNIAKYTIEGPLLLGAALTGDGDAIRATLTACGMAVGEAFQLRDDLLGIFGNPTHTGKPCLDDLREGKTTVLMALALQNADGPQRRVLHHHVDNPHPIDAGADQIRTVLTDTGARTTVEEMITERRQSALTALDTANLPTHITAVLRSLAVSATSRTI, encoded by the coding sequence ATGAGCGTCCAAGCACCGGCCACACTCTTCGACCAGGACGCGGTACGCCGCGCGGTGGACACCGTCCTCACCGACTTCCTGGCCACCCAGACCCACAGCGCACTTGACCGCAGCCTTCCGCAGCAGGCAGCCGAGGCGCTGAGCGGCTTCCTCGGCGCGGGCGGCAAACGCATCCGACCCGTGCTGTGCGTAGCCGGCTGGCAGGCCGCCGGAGGCACCGGCACCCTCGACCCGGCCATCAGGGCCGCCGCGTCACTGGAGATGTTCCACTCCTTCGCCCTCATCCACGACGACATCATCGACGCCTCCGACACCCGCCGCGGCCAACCCACCGTCCACGGTCAGACCAGCACCCACGCCGCCATCCTCATCGGCGACCTCGTCCTCGTATTCGCCGACCAGCTCCTCCACGGTGCCGGACTCACCCCCGCACAGCTTGATGCGGTCCTGCCCATCGCCAACGCCCTGCGTGCTGACACCATCTACGGGCAGTACCTCGACATCTCCCACGCGGGACAGCCCTCCGCCGACCCCGGCCCCGCCCTGACGATCGCGCAATACAACATTGCGAAATACACCATCGAAGGTCCCCTGCTGCTGGGAGCGGCACTCACCGGCGACGGCGACGCCATACGCGCCACGCTGACCGCCTGCGGCATGGCCGTGGGCGAGGCCTTCCAACTCCGCGACGATCTCCTGGGCATCTTCGGCAACCCCACCCACACCGGCAAGCCCTGCCTGGACGACCTACGGGAAGGCAAAACCACCGTCCTGATGGCCCTCGCCCTGCAAAACGCCGACGGACCCCAGCGCCGCGTCCTGCACCACCACGTCGACAACCCGCACCCCATCGATGCCGGCGCAGACCAGATCCGCACCGTCCTCACCGACACCGGCGCCCGAACAACGGTAGAGGAAATGATCACCGAGCGGCGCCAGAGCGCACTGACCGCCCTGGACACCGCCAACCTGCCCACCCACATCACGGCCGTACTGCGCTCTCTGGCCGTCAGCGCCACATCGAGGACCATATGA
- a CDS encoding 4-hydroxy-3-methylbut-2-enyl diphosphate reductase, which produces MTITPPPKPASQPGRVLLASPRGWCAGVDRAVLAVEKALEQYGTPIYVRHEIVHNKYVVQSLQKKGAIFVEQTDEVPEGAIVLFSAHGVAPTVHAEAAERRLATIDATCPLVTKVHREAVRYAAQDYHILLIGHEGHEEVIGTSGEAPDHITLVDGPDNVADLCVRDESKVVWLSQTTLSVDETMETVNALKNRFPNLTSPPSDDICYATQNRQTAVKKLAENTELVIVVGSKNSSNSVRMVEVARNAGAPAAHLVDFAHEIDETWLEGVTTVGLTSGASAPDVLVDDVLEWLAERGYSDVETVTTADESIAFALPHELRRNLR; this is translated from the coding sequence ATGACCATCACACCCCCACCGAAGCCGGCGTCGCAGCCCGGCCGGGTCCTGCTGGCCTCACCCCGCGGCTGGTGCGCCGGCGTGGACCGCGCCGTCCTCGCCGTCGAAAAAGCCCTAGAACAGTACGGGACCCCCATCTACGTCCGGCACGAGATCGTCCACAACAAATACGTCGTGCAAAGCCTGCAGAAGAAGGGCGCCATCTTCGTCGAACAGACCGACGAAGTACCCGAAGGCGCCATCGTCCTGTTCTCCGCTCACGGCGTGGCCCCCACCGTCCACGCCGAAGCCGCCGAACGCCGCCTCGCGACGATCGACGCAACCTGCCCACTGGTCACCAAGGTCCACCGGGAAGCCGTCCGCTACGCAGCGCAGGACTACCACATCCTCCTGATCGGCCACGAAGGACACGAAGAAGTCATCGGCACCAGCGGCGAAGCCCCCGACCACATCACCCTCGTCGACGGCCCCGACAACGTCGCCGACCTCTGCGTACGCGACGAATCAAAAGTCGTCTGGCTCTCCCAGACCACCCTCTCAGTCGACGAAACCATGGAAACCGTCAACGCCCTCAAAAACCGCTTCCCGAACCTGACCTCACCACCCAGCGACGACATCTGCTACGCCACCCAGAACCGCCAGACCGCGGTGAAAAAACTCGCCGAGAACACCGAACTCGTCATCGTCGTCGGCTCCAAGAACTCCTCCAACTCCGTGCGCATGGTCGAAGTGGCCCGCAACGCCGGCGCGCCCGCCGCCCACCTCGTCGACTTCGCCCACGAGATCGACGAGACCTGGCTGGAAGGCGTCACCACCGTCGGCCTGACCTCGGGCGCCTCCGCCCCCGACGTCCTGGTCGACGACGTCCTGGAATGGCTCGCCGAACGCGGCTACAGCGACGTCGAGACCGTGACGACCGCCGATGAATCCATCGCCTTCGCCCTCCCCCACGAACTCCGCCGCAACCTTCGGTAG
- a CDS encoding 1-deoxy-D-xylulose-5-phosphate synthase translates to MTELSAAHAADPATTLEGAHLTTLGGPHTVRALPAGQLAALAQDIRTYLIEKVCAAGGHLGPNLGVVELTIALHRVFDSPRDAILFDTGHQAYVHKILTGRAAGFDRLRQAGGLSGYPSRAESVHDWCENSHASTSLSYADGLAKANELNGRHNLSVVAVIGDGAMTGGMAWEALNNIGASQRPVIVVLNDNGRSYAPTTGALTRHLHTLKYPGDHSNITDASEAPDLFTQLGFTYLGPVDGHDTGALQHVLDHARALRRPVLVHAVTVKGWGFGPAEGDEADCLHAVGTVDAVTGKPAPTAGPPAASWTSVFSQALLELAGEREDLVAVTASMLRPTGLYPMAVKYPERVFDVGIAEQHAVTSAAGLALGGLHPVVALYSTFLTRAADQVLMDVALHRLPVTFVLDRAGVTGPDGASHHGMWDASLLGMVPGLRLAVPRDSSQLKSLLREATAHEAGPTAVRFPKGTAGPDLEAVRRAGSVDILSESGIRDVLLISYGPLAPLCLQAASQLTEQGIGVSVADPRWATPVAPELLELAARHRLVVTVEDNSRTGGLGSTLAQHLQDNAITTPIRTLGLPRAFLTHGPREQLLTDAGLSSAQIAYTVLRARAGKPLEHTITDGSPQ, encoded by the coding sequence ATGACTGAACTCTCCGCGGCCCACGCCGCCGATCCGGCCACCACGCTCGAGGGGGCACACCTGACCACGCTGGGTGGCCCGCATACCGTGCGCGCCCTGCCGGCCGGACAACTCGCGGCTTTGGCACAGGACATCCGCACGTACTTGATCGAGAAGGTCTGCGCGGCCGGCGGGCACCTGGGACCGAACCTGGGAGTGGTGGAGCTGACCATCGCTTTGCACCGCGTCTTCGACTCGCCCCGTGACGCGATCCTTTTCGACACCGGCCACCAGGCCTACGTCCACAAGATCCTGACCGGCCGTGCCGCCGGTTTCGACCGACTGCGCCAGGCCGGGGGACTGTCCGGCTACCCCTCGCGCGCCGAGTCGGTGCACGACTGGTGCGAGAACTCCCACGCTTCCACATCACTCTCCTACGCCGATGGCCTGGCCAAGGCCAACGAGCTGAACGGGCGCCACAACCTGTCGGTGGTTGCCGTCATCGGCGACGGAGCCATGACCGGCGGCATGGCCTGGGAAGCACTGAACAACATCGGCGCCAGCCAGCGTCCGGTGATTGTCGTCCTCAACGACAATGGCCGCTCCTACGCCCCCACCACCGGAGCCCTCACCCGCCACCTGCACACTCTCAAATACCCCGGTGACCACTCCAACATTACGGACGCCTCGGAGGCGCCGGATCTGTTCACCCAGCTCGGCTTCACCTATCTGGGGCCCGTGGACGGCCATGACACCGGCGCCCTGCAACACGTGCTGGACCATGCGCGTGCCCTGCGCCGTCCGGTGCTCGTCCACGCGGTGACCGTCAAAGGCTGGGGCTTCGGACCGGCCGAGGGTGATGAGGCGGACTGCCTACACGCGGTCGGCACCGTGGACGCCGTCACCGGCAAACCCGCCCCCACCGCAGGACCGCCCGCCGCATCGTGGACCAGCGTCTTCAGCCAGGCCCTACTGGAGCTGGCCGGCGAACGCGAGGACCTGGTCGCCGTCACCGCCTCCATGCTGCGCCCCACCGGCCTGTATCCGATGGCGGTCAAGTACCCCGAGCGGGTCTTCGACGTCGGGATCGCCGAACAGCACGCCGTCACCTCCGCAGCCGGCCTGGCTCTCGGCGGCCTCCATCCCGTCGTCGCCCTCTACTCCACCTTCCTCACCCGCGCCGCGGACCAGGTCCTCATGGACGTGGCCCTGCACCGCCTGCCGGTCACCTTCGTCCTGGACCGGGCCGGCGTCACCGGCCCCGACGGCGCCTCCCATCACGGCATGTGGGATGCCTCCCTGCTCGGCATGGTGCCCGGCCTGCGCCTCGCCGTCCCCCGCGACAGCAGCCAACTGAAGTCGCTGCTGCGCGAAGCCACCGCCCACGAAGCGGGCCCCACCGCCGTCCGCTTCCCCAAAGGGACAGCCGGCCCAGACCTTGAGGCCGTACGCCGCGCGGGCAGCGTGGACATCCTGTCGGAGTCCGGGATCCGCGACGTGCTCCTCATCTCCTACGGGCCGCTCGCGCCGCTGTGCCTGCAGGCGGCCTCCCAGTTGACCGAGCAGGGCATCGGGGTCAGCGTCGCCGACCCGCGCTGGGCCACCCCCGTCGCACCGGAACTGCTCGAGCTGGCCGCCCGGCACCGGCTGGTGGTCACCGTGGAGGACAACTCCCGCACCGGAGGCCTCGGCAGCACCCTCGCCCAGCACCTGCAGGACAACGCCATCACCACCCCCATCCGCACGCTGGGACTGCCCCGCGCCTTCCTCACACACGGACCCCGCGAACAACTGCTGACCGACGCCGGCCTCTCATCCGCGCAAATCGCCTACACGGTGCTGCGCGCCCGCGCCGGAAAACCCCTCGAGCACACCATCACCGACGGGAGCCCACAATGA